In Devosia beringensis, a single window of DNA contains:
- a CDS encoding helix-turn-helix transcriptional regulator, whose translation MSSRSLDNSAWSPRNPAERVLMLLKMHGTLSASAIGTALGTSGEAARQQLARLAETGLVIATSEARGVGRPTQLWALTAAAQARFPDTHAALTVQLLDIVRTTLGEGALDSVIATREAATRTAYEAAMADATVLSDRVACLADLRSQEGYMAEWHQQDDGSLLLLENHCPICAAATACQGFCRAELEVFRAVLGPTAEVTRTEHIVSGGRRCSYVIREA comes from the coding sequence ATGTCAAGCCGCTCCTTGGACAATTCGGCCTGGTCGCCCCGCAACCCGGCCGAGCGTGTGCTCATGCTGCTCAAGATGCATGGCACGCTGTCGGCGTCGGCCATCGGCACGGCCCTGGGTACCTCCGGGGAGGCAGCCCGCCAGCAGTTGGCCCGCCTGGCCGAGACCGGTCTCGTCATCGCCACCAGCGAGGCGCGCGGCGTCGGCCGGCCGACCCAGCTCTGGGCGCTGACCGCCGCCGCCCAGGCCCGTTTCCCCGATACCCATGCCGCGCTCACCGTGCAGCTGCTCGACATTGTCCGCACCACGCTGGGCGAGGGCGCCCTCGATAGCGTCATCGCCACTCGCGAAGCCGCCACGCGCACCGCCTATGAAGCCGCCATGGCCGATGCCACCGTCCTGAGCGACCGCGTCGCCTGCCTCGCCGACCTGCGCAGCCAAGAGGGCTATATGGCCGAATGGCACCAGCAGGACGATGGCTCGCTGCTGCTGCTGGAAAACCACTGCCCCATCTGCGCCGCCGCCACCGCCTGCCAGGGCTTCTGCCGCGCCGAGCTCGAGGTCTTTCGTGCCGTCCTCGGCCCCACGGCCGAGGTTACCCGTACCGAGCATATCGTCTCGGGCGGCCGTCGCTGCAGCTACGTCATTCGCGAGGCCTGA
- a CDS encoding superoxide dismutase: MAFELPALPYATSALTDRGMGQETLELHHGKHHQAYVTALNGFVEKNPDLQGKSLEEIVLFAKDKPDLAPVFNNAGQHWNHIHFWNALSPKGGQLGGKLEAKIVADFGSVAAFKDAFKTAATTQFGSGWAWLVLGTDGKLKTAKTPNGSNPLATGEGKPLLGLDVWEHSYYLDFRNRRPDYVSNFLDTLANYDFAEANLG; the protein is encoded by the coding sequence ATGGCTTTCGAACTCCCCGCTTTGCCCTATGCCACTTCCGCCCTCACCGACCGCGGCATGGGCCAGGAAACCCTGGAACTGCATCACGGCAAGCACCACCAGGCCTATGTGACGGCGCTGAACGGTTTCGTCGAGAAGAACCCAGATCTACAGGGCAAGTCGCTCGAAGAGATCGTGCTGTTTGCCAAGGACAAGCCGGACCTGGCGCCGGTGTTCAACAATGCCGGGCAGCACTGGAACCACATCCACTTCTGGAATGCGCTGTCGCCAAAGGGCGGCCAGCTGGGCGGCAAGCTCGAAGCCAAGATCGTCGCGGATTTCGGCTCGGTCGCAGCCTTCAAGGACGCGTTCAAGACGGCGGCGACCACGCAGTTCGGCTCGGGCTGGGCCTGGCTGGTGCTGGGTACGGACGGCAAGCTCAAGACGGCCAAGACGCCCAATGGCAGCAATCCGCTCGCCACCGGCGAGGGCAAGCCGCTGCTCGGGCTCGACGTGTGGGAGCACAGCTATTATCTCGATTTCCGCAATCGCCGGCCGGACTATGTGAGCAATTTCCTCGATACGCTGGCCAATTATGACTTCGCCGAAGCCAATCTGGGCTAG
- a CDS encoding flavin reductase family protein gives MTTLMADFDLPDSMKLRPPRHPLVGNAEFRAAMAAMAATVSVVTAQRGDERIGRTVTSMLSLAMDPPTILVSIDIMSRLADIIAKTNGFSLVMLADDQQAVGNAFAGGLPAAERFSVGDWSSWPSGHPMLAGAVTALDCEVIGAIETGTHVLFAGAIIEAETITSRSPLLWQRHHYHRLGGLD, from the coding sequence ATGACTACACTCATGGCCGATTTTGACCTTCCCGACAGCATGAAGCTGCGCCCGCCCCGCCACCCGCTGGTGGGCAATGCCGAATTTCGCGCCGCCATGGCGGCCATGGCCGCCACTGTCAGCGTGGTGACGGCACAGCGCGGCGACGAGCGCATCGGGCGCACCGTGACCTCGATGCTGTCGCTGGCGATGGATCCGCCGACCATTCTGGTGTCGATCGACATCATGAGCCGGCTGGCCGATATCATCGCCAAGACCAATGGCTTTTCGCTGGTTATGCTGGCCGATGACCAGCAGGCGGTGGGCAATGCCTTTGCCGGCGGCCTGCCGGCAGCCGAGCGGTTCAGCGTGGGCGACTGGTCGAGCTGGCCGTCGGGGCATCCAATGCTGGCCGGCGCGGTGACGGCGCTGGACTGCGAGGTGATCGGGGCCATCGAGACGGGCACGCATGTGCTGTTTGCCGGGGCCATCATCGAGGCCGAGACCATTACCAGCCGCTCACCCCTGCTCTGGCAGCGGCACCATTATCACCGACTGGGCGGGCTCGACTGA
- a CDS encoding DUF6894 family protein, with protein MPKFYFHYRTDDELIEDKTGSELPDLEAAEHNAAALAKAIVERAASKGDDTRVPRSIEITDAAGEEVLYLVFWAGPKLGEDPGSAMDPGTTVH; from the coding sequence GTGCCAAAATTCTACTTTCACTACCGCACCGATGACGAACTGATCGAGGACAAGACCGGGAGCGAGCTGCCGGACCTGGAAGCAGCCGAGCACAATGCCGCGGCTTTGGCCAAGGCGATCGTCGAACGCGCCGCCAGCAAGGGCGACGATACGCGGGTGCCGCGCTCGATCGAGATTACCGACGCGGCGGGCGAGGAAGTGCTCTATCTGGTATTCTGGGCCGGTCCGAAGCTGGGTGAAGACCCGGGGTCAGCCATGGACCCCGGCACGACGGTGCATTGA
- a CDS encoding NAD-glutamate dehydrogenase yields MNVVLANRPVLLERAAALASEDAGFAQFFRAAVLATDSEDLSRQAPDRFEAILRQSYAHLQAYDGAGSRLSVTPPAQPGDPLVLDIVSPDMPFIVDSALAALRAAGGTVRLFAHPVVRQANGQALSVLHIHSDPVSDVPALVAEIDSTMGDVARAVQGWQPMLERLRRSIAELGRLKASQIDESLRFLDWLAEHNFTFLGMREYRIAGDALVPVAGSGLGMLTDPEVKVLRSGPTFVESTPQHAAFIASAEPLLVTKANVRARVHRRQHMDYVGIKIYDGADQAVGELRIVGLFTAQALATPHTDVPIIRRKIAEVMRKSGVDPIGHDGRALLSALDSYPRDELFQIGVDQLFEFATAIAALYDRPRVRVLPRIDRFDNFVSILVYVPRDRYDGAARERITAYLAEVYDGRVSAFYPHFPEGELVRVHAIIGRVGGKTPQPSRHELEARVDALTSNFGDLLMATAEDPATISDYRMAFSAAYQSRNSAEVAHGDIAVLRELGDSTRVAIKLRERVGGDGALGLKFYHREHAIPLSDRVPMIEAFGFRVIDERTYTINPRDGVTRYLHDMVLATADGSFFDIATNGKAVEDGLLAVWDGKAESDQLNTLVSRTALGWTDAALLRALSRYLRQIGISYSQRYIAQVLVNQPAAAEGLVALFNALHDPAESDRAAKADAARARIEAALDAMTSLDEDTIVRRYLNLMEAAVRSNAFQRDGQGNRLPALAIKFDSGRVDGMVAPRPYREISVYSPRVEGIHMRFGAIARGGLRWSDRPEDFRTEVLGLVKAQQVKNAVIVPVGAKGGFVPKRLVAGMPREAFQAEGVASYKIFVGALLDVTDNLVEGAVVPPRDMVRCDGDDPYLVVAADKGTATFSDTANGIATGRGYWLGDAFASGGSAGYDHKKMGITARGGWEAVKRHFREMDRDIQTEPFTVAGVGDMSGDVFGNGMLLSPQTRLVAAFDHRDIFIDPTPDASTSLAERLRLFALPRSSWQDYNTALISRGGGVFSRSLKAIPLTPEMKTLLGLTVDSATPSAVMTAILKADVDLLWFGGIGTYIRSALETNAEVGDRANDGIRITGTEVRAKVVGEGANLGVTQRGRVDYALKGGRINTDAIDNSAGVNSSDLEVNIKIAVAPLLADGTLDITARNAFLVTMTDEVAALCLRNNYLQGLAISLAERAGLAELPDHRELIAGLEVRGLLDRTVEFLPSETVLDTRATTGKGLVRPELAVILAYAKLVLYADLLDGHDMDDVYLAGELYRYFPDTLHRVYPEAVTRHRLKREVIATVLANAMINRGGPAFVSELTAATSASPGEVALAYAATRDAYGLTDLNAAIDTLDTAVDGAVQLGLYAEVMALLRQESLWFLRNADVTQGLSGLVARHGAGVTALRAMIAHTLPASLAEGVAATAQALVDKGVPETIAERIAELPVLGYASDIVLVSERAGVAVGDGAAAFFGVFEAFWLWPVIAQSRALLLNDRFDRMALDRALANLMRAQRDLTADVLKAAGATVTAKLADWQARNAAGIARTATAVAELTQGSLTVSRLTVAAGLMADLAQE; encoded by the coding sequence ATGAATGTGGTACTAGCCAATCGCCCTGTCCTGCTGGAACGCGCCGCGGCGCTGGCAAGCGAGGACGCCGGCTTTGCCCAGTTCTTCCGGGCGGCCGTGCTGGCCACCGACAGCGAGGACCTGTCGCGGCAGGCGCCGGACCGGTTCGAGGCCATCCTGCGGCAGTCCTACGCGCATCTGCAGGCCTATGACGGCGCCGGCAGCCGCCTGAGCGTGACGCCGCCGGCCCAGCCGGGCGATCCGCTGGTGCTCGACATTGTCTCGCCGGACATGCCCTTCATTGTCGATAGCGCGCTGGCCGCGCTGCGGGCTGCCGGCGGCACGGTGCGGCTGTTTGCCCATCCGGTGGTGCGGCAGGCCAATGGGCAGGCGCTCAGCGTGCTGCATATCCACAGCGACCCGGTCAGCGACGTGCCGGCGCTGGTAGCGGAAATCGACAGCACGATGGGGGACGTGGCCCGGGCCGTGCAGGGCTGGCAGCCCATGCTGGAGCGGCTGCGCCGCAGCATTGCCGAGCTGGGCCGGCTCAAAGCCAGCCAGATCGATGAATCGCTGCGCTTTCTCGACTGGCTGGCCGAGCACAATTTTACGTTCCTGGGGATGCGGGAATATCGCATTGCCGGCGACGCGCTGGTGCCGGTGGCCGGCAGCGGGCTGGGCATGCTGACCGACCCCGAGGTCAAGGTGCTGCGCAGCGGGCCGACCTTTGTGGAATCAACGCCGCAGCACGCCGCCTTCATCGCTTCGGCCGAACCGCTGCTGGTGACCAAGGCCAATGTGCGGGCGCGGGTTCACCGGCGCCAGCACATGGATTATGTGGGCATCAAGATCTATGACGGCGCCGACCAGGCGGTGGGCGAGCTGCGCATTGTGGGCCTGTTCACGGCGCAGGCGCTGGCGACGCCGCATACCGACGTGCCGATCATAAGGCGCAAGATTGCCGAGGTGATGCGCAAATCGGGCGTGGACCCGATCGGCCATGACGGCCGTGCGCTGCTGAGCGCGCTCGACTCCTATCCGCGCGACGAGTTGTTCCAGATCGGCGTCGACCAGCTGTTCGAATTCGCCACCGCCATTGCCGCACTTTACGACCGGCCGCGCGTGCGGGTGCTGCCGCGCATCGATCGGTTCGACAATTTCGTCTCCATCCTGGTCTATGTGCCGCGCGACCGCTATGACGGCGCCGCCCGCGAGCGCATCACGGCCTATCTGGCCGAGGTCTATGACGGCCGCGTCTCGGCCTTTTATCCGCACTTCCCCGAGGGGGAACTGGTGCGGGTGCATGCCATTATCGGCCGGGTGGGCGGGAAAACGCCACAGCCCAGCCGCCATGAGCTCGAAGCCCGGGTCGATGCGCTGACCAGCAATTTCGGCGACCTGCTGATGGCCACGGCCGAGGATCCGGCGACAATCAGCGACTACCGCATGGCGTTTTCGGCGGCCTACCAGTCGCGCAATTCTGCCGAGGTCGCGCATGGCGATATCGCCGTGTTGCGGGAACTGGGCGACAGCACCCGGGTCGCGATCAAGCTGCGCGAGCGCGTGGGGGGCGACGGGGCGCTGGGGCTCAAATTCTACCACCGCGAGCACGCCATTCCGCTGAGTGACCGGGTGCCGATGATCGAGGCCTTCGGCTTCCGCGTGATCGACGAGCGCACCTATACGATCAACCCGCGTGACGGGGTGACGCGCTATCTGCATGACATGGTGCTGGCGACCGCCGATGGCAGTTTTTTTGACATTGCGACCAATGGCAAGGCCGTGGAAGACGGCCTGCTGGCGGTGTGGGACGGGAAGGCCGAGAGCGACCAGCTCAATACGCTGGTGAGCCGAACCGCGCTGGGATGGACCGATGCCGCTCTGCTGCGGGCGCTGTCGCGCTATCTGCGACAGATCGGGATTTCCTATTCGCAGCGCTATATCGCCCAGGTGCTTGTGAACCAGCCGGCGGCGGCCGAAGGGCTGGTCGCCCTGTTCAATGCGCTGCACGATCCGGCCGAGAGTGACCGCGCGGCCAAGGCCGATGCGGCAAGGGCACGGATCGAAGCGGCGCTGGATGCCATGACCTCGCTGGACGAGGACACCATCGTGCGCCGCTACCTCAACCTGATGGAAGCGGCGGTGCGCAGCAATGCGTTCCAGCGCGATGGGCAGGGCAATCGCCTGCCGGCACTGGCGATCAAGTTCGACAGCGGCAGGGTGGACGGCATGGTGGCGCCGCGGCCCTATCGCGAGATTTCGGTCTATTCGCCGCGGGTCGAAGGCATCCATATGCGCTTTGGCGCGATTGCCCGCGGCGGGCTGCGCTGGTCGGACCGGCCGGAGGATTTCCGCACCGAGGTGCTGGGCCTGGTCAAGGCGCAGCAGGTCAAGAATGCCGTGATCGTGCCGGTCGGCGCCAAGGGCGGTTTCGTGCCCAAGCGCCTGGTGGCGGGGATGCCGCGCGAGGCGTTCCAGGCTGAGGGCGTGGCCAGCTACAAGATCTTTGTGGGGGCACTGCTCGACGTCACCGACAACCTGGTCGAGGGTGCCGTGGTGCCGCCGCGCGACATGGTGCGGTGCGATGGCGACGACCCCTATCTGGTGGTGGCCGCCGACAAGGGCACGGCGACCTTCTCGGACACGGCCAATGGCATTGCCACCGGCCGGGGCTACTGGCTGGGCGACGCCTTCGCCTCGGGCGGCTCGGCCGGCTATGATCACAAGAAGATGGGCATCACCGCGCGCGGCGGCTGGGAGGCGGTAAAGCGCCACTTCCGCGAAATGGACCGCGACATCCAGACCGAGCCCTTCACCGTGGCCGGCGTCGGCGACATGAGCGGTGACGTGTTCGGCAATGGTATGCTGCTCAGCCCGCAGACGCGGCTGGTAGCGGCCTTCGACCACCGCGACATCTTCATCGATCCGACGCCCGACGCGTCCACGAGCCTGGCGGAGCGGCTGCGGCTGTTCGCCCTGCCCCGCTCGAGCTGGCAGGATTACAATACGGCGCTGATTTCGCGCGGCGGCGGGGTGTTTTCGCGCAGCCTCAAAGCCATTCCGCTGACGCCCGAGATGAAGACCCTGCTTGGCCTGACCGTGGACAGCGCCACGCCGAGCGCAGTGATGACGGCGATCTTGAAGGCCGATGTCGACCTGCTGTGGTTCGGCGGCATCGGCACCTATATCCGCTCGGCGCTCGAAACCAATGCCGAGGTGGGCGACCGCGCCAATGACGGCATCCGCATCACCGGCACGGAAGTGCGCGCCAAGGTGGTGGGCGAAGGCGCCAATCTGGGGGTAACGCAGCGCGGGCGCGTGGACTATGCGCTCAAGGGCGGGCGCATCAATACCGACGCCATCGACAATTCGGCCGGGGTGAATTCGAGCGATCTCGAGGTCAATATCAAGATCGCGGTGGCGCCGCTGCTGGCCGACGGCACGCTGGATATCACGGCGCGCAATGCGTTCCTCGTGACCATGACCGACGAGGTGGCCGCGCTCTGCCTGCGCAACAACTATCTGCAGGGACTGGCGATCTCGCTGGCCGAGCGGGCGGGCCTGGCCGAACTGCCCGACCATCGCGAGCTGATCGCGGGGCTCGAAGTACGCGGCCTGCTGGACCGGACGGTGGAATTTTTGCCCAGCGAGACGGTGCTGGACACGCGCGCCACGACCGGCAAGGGACTGGTGCGGCCGGAGCTGGCAGTGATCCTGGCTTATGCCAAGCTGGTGCTCTATGCCGACCTGCTGGACGGGCATGACATGGACGACGTCTATCTGGCGGGTGAGCTCTATCGCTATTTCCCCGATACGCTGCACCGGGTTTATCCCGAGGCGGTGACACGGCACCGGCTGAAGCGCGAAGTCATCGCCACCGTGCTGGCCAATGCCATGATCAATCGCGGCGGCCCGGCCTTTGTCAGCGAGCTGACGGCGGCGACCAGCGCCAGCCCGGGGGAAGTGGCGCTGGCCTATGCCGCCACGCGCGACGCCTATGGGCTGACCGATCTCAATGCCGCGATCGACACGCTGGATACCGCGGTGGATGGCGCAGTGCAGCTAGGGCTTTATGCCGAGGTCATGGCACTGCTGCGGCAGGAGAGCCTGTGGTTCCTGCGCAATGCCGATGTGACGCAGGGGCTGAGCGGGCTGGTGGCCCGGCACGGGGCCGGCGTCACCGCCCTGCGCGCGATGATCGCCCATACCCTGCCCGCCTCGCTGGCCGAAGGTGTCGCGGCGACAGCGCAGGCGCTGGTGGACAAGGGCGTGCCCGAGACCATAGCGGAGCGCATCGCCGAGCTGCCGGTGCTGGGCTATGCCAGCGATATCGTGCTGGTGAGCGAGCGGGCCGGCGTTGCCGTGGGCGATGGCGCGGCGGCGTTTTTCGGGGTGTTCGAGGCGTTCTGGCTCTGGCCGGTGATCGCCCAGAGCCGGGCCCTGCTGCTCAACGACCGGTTCGACCGCATGGCGCTGGACCGGGCGCTGGCCAATCTCATGCGGGCGCAGCGCGACCTGACGGCCGATGTGCTCAAGGCCGCAGGCGCCACGGTGACCGCCAAGCTGGCGGACTGGCAGGCGCGGAACGCAGCGGGGATCGCGCGGACGGCCACGGCAGTGGCCGAACTGACGCAGGGCTCGCTGACCGTGTCGCGGCTGACGGTGGCGGCCGGGTTGATGGCCGATCTGGCGCAGGAATAG
- a CDS encoding ATP-dependent helicase yields MLASPHYLDVLNPEQRRAVEHGTGEAAPGPLLVIAGAGSGKTNTLAHRVAHLIVQGADPRRILLMTFSRRAAIEMSRRVERIAGQVLGTSAGTVTDALSWAGTFHGIGARLLREHSSQIGLDPAFTIHDREDSADLMNLVRHELKLSEAKSRFPTKGTCLSIYSRVVNAQDELDAVLKASFPWCAMWGAELRELFSGYVAAKQSQNVLDYDDLLLYWAGMMAEPAMAAEVAARFDHVLVDEYQDTNKLQSSVLLALRPQGHGLTVVGDDAQSIYSFRAATVRNILDFPDAFTPPAAIVTLDRNYRSTQPILSAANAVIELASERFTKNLWTERQSDAKPLLVTVRDEADQARYVVHKVLEAREAGMTLKSQAVLFRTSSHAGPLEIELTRRNIPFVKFGGLKFLDAAHIKDLLAVLRWAENPRDRVAGFRVLQLLPGVGPGTAGRVLDAMASGPDPIWALGEIPVPPRAGESWAGLVELMRRLARRDAGWPVELGYARLWYEPLLEQAYDDAMVRVQDIIQLEQIAGGYPSRERFLTELTLDPPDATSDQAGVPLLDEDYLILSTIHSAKGQEWKAVHVLNVVDGCMPSDLGTGSTHELEEERRLLYVAMTRARDELNLIVPQRFFVTQQAKHGDRHLYAQRSRFIPRAMVGLFEDILWPPVSPAHIEGLSPAPVRMDISAQMRGMWK; encoded by the coding sequence GTGCTTGCCAGCCCCCATTATCTTGACGTGCTCAACCCGGAGCAGCGCCGCGCCGTCGAGCATGGCACGGGCGAGGCGGCGCCCGGTCCGCTGCTGGTGATTGCCGGCGCCGGATCGGGCAAGACAAATACGCTGGCGCATCGGGTGGCGCATCTGATCGTGCAGGGCGCCGACCCCAGACGCATCCTGCTGATGACGTTTTCGCGGCGGGCGGCCATCGAGATGAGCCGGCGGGTGGAGCGCATTGCGGGCCAGGTGCTGGGCACCAGCGCCGGGACGGTGACTGACGCGCTGAGCTGGGCCGGGACCTTTCATGGCATCGGCGCGCGGCTGCTGCGCGAGCATTCCAGCCAGATCGGGTTGGACCCGGCCTTTACCATCCATGACCGCGAGGATTCGGCCGACCTGATGAACCTGGTGCGGCATGAGCTCAAACTCTCCGAGGCCAAGAGCCGCTTTCCCACCAAGGGCACGTGCCTTTCCATCTATTCGCGAGTGGTCAATGCGCAGGACGAGCTGGACGCGGTGCTCAAGGCCAGCTTTCCTTGGTGCGCCATGTGGGGTGCGGAGTTGCGCGAACTGTTCAGTGGCTATGTTGCGGCCAAGCAGAGCCAGAACGTGCTCGATTACGACGACCTGCTGCTCTACTGGGCCGGGATGATGGCCGAGCCGGCCATGGCGGCCGAGGTGGCGGCGCGCTTCGACCATGTCCTGGTCGATGAATATCAGGACACCAACAAGCTGCAATCCTCGGTGCTGCTGGCGCTGCGGCCGCAGGGGCATGGGCTGACGGTGGTAGGCGACGATGCGCAATCGATCTATTCGTTTCGGGCCGCGACGGTGCGCAATATCCTCGACTTTCCCGATGCCTTCACGCCGCCGGCCGCCATCGTGACGCTGGACCGCAATTACCGATCGACGCAGCCGATCTTGAGCGCGGCCAATGCGGTGATCGAGCTGGCCAGCGAGCGCTTTACCAAAAACCTGTGGACCGAGCGGCAGTCGGACGCCAAGCCGCTGCTGGTGACGGTGCGCGACGAGGCAGACCAGGCGCGCTATGTGGTGCACAAGGTGCTCGAGGCCCGCGAGGCCGGCATGACGCTCAAGAGCCAGGCGGTGCTGTTCCGCACATCGAGCCATGCCGGGCCGCTCGAAATCGAGCTGACGCGGCGCAATATCCCTTTCGTCAAATTCGGCGGGCTCAAATTCCTCGACGCGGCCCATATCAAGGACCTGCTGGCGGTGCTGCGCTGGGCGGAAAATCCGCGCGACCGGGTGGCGGGCTTTCGCGTGCTGCAATTGCTGCCAGGTGTCGGACCGGGCACGGCCGGACGGGTGCTGGACGCCATGGCCAGCGGGCCGGACCCGATCTGGGCGCTGGGGGAAATCCCGGTGCCGCCGCGGGCCGGCGAAAGCTGGGCTGGACTGGTTGAATTGATGAGGCGGCTGGCGCGGCGCGATGCCGGCTGGCCGGTGGAACTGGGCTATGCGCGGCTCTGGTATGAGCCGCTGCTGGAGCAGGCCTATGACGACGCCATGGTGCGGGTGCAGGACATTATCCAGCTCGAGCAGATCGCCGGGGGCTATCCGAGCCGCGAGCGCTTCCTGACCGAGCTGACGCTGGATCCGCCGGACGCCACCAGCGATCAGGCGGGCGTGCCGCTGCTGGACGAGGATTATCTCATCCTCTCGACCATCCATTCGGCCAAGGGGCAGGAATGGAAGGCGGTGCATGTGCTCAATGTGGTGGATGGCTGCATGCCGTCGGACCTGGGCACCGGCTCGACGCATGAACTGGAGGAGGAGCGGCGGCTGCTTTATGTGGCGATGACGCGGGCGCGCGACGAACTCAACCTGATCGTGCCGCAGCGGTTTTTCGTGACGCAGCAGGCCAAGCATGGCGACCGGCACCTTTATGCGCAGCGCAGCCGGTTCATTCCGCGCGCCATGGTGGGGCTGTTCGAGGATATATTGTGGCCGCCGGTGAGCCCGGCGCATATCGAGGGCCTGTCGCCGGCGCCGGTGCGGATGGATATTTCGGCGCAGATGCGGGGCATGTGGAAGTGA
- a CDS encoding class 1 fructose-bisphosphatase — MTTLSDWLAAQNVDQGLASVMTTMAAASVEIAGVLRQAAITGQTGLAGQTNVQGEDQKALDVISNHIVLNHIGQNPHISILISEELDEPVHLQNQGAYLVATDPLDGSSNLDVNVTVGTIFSILDARKGLLQPGSAQLGAGYAAYGPATSFVITFGPVAAAFTLDETGVFVLTTAQLGVPAASAEYAINTARERLWDRATKGYVAENVAGETGPAGKRYNMRWVGSMVADVHRILMRGGIFMYPLDSENAAKGGRLRLLYEGNPMALLVQAAGGASTTGQQSVLDVVPSDIHQRVPVVLGSADEVKRVEAWYAKG, encoded by the coding sequence ATGACCACCCTTTCCGACTGGCTTGCTGCCCAGAATGTTGATCAAGGCCTGGCCTCGGTGATGACCACGATGGCGGCGGCGAGCGTCGAGATTGCCGGCGTGCTGCGGCAGGCGGCGATTACCGGGCAGACCGGGCTGGCCGGGCAGACCAATGTGCAGGGCGAGGACCAGAAGGCCCTCGACGTGATCTCAAACCACATTGTTTTGAATCACATAGGGCAGAACCCGCACATCTCGATTCTGATCTCCGAGGAACTGGACGAGCCGGTTCATCTGCAGAATCAGGGCGCCTATCTGGTGGCGACCGATCCGCTCGATGGCTCGTCGAACCTGGACGTCAATGTCACGGTGGGGACGATCTTTTCCATTCTCGATGCGCGCAAGGGGCTGCTGCAGCCCGGATCGGCGCAGCTGGGCGCGGGATACGCGGCCTATGGGCCGGCAACGAGCTTTGTCATTACCTTTGGGCCGGTAGCGGCGGCGTTCACGCTGGATGAGACCGGCGTGTTCGTGCTGACGACGGCGCAGCTCGGCGTGCCGGCCGCCTCGGCCGAATATGCCATTAACACGGCGCGGGAGCGGCTGTGGGACAGGGCAACCAAGGGCTATGTCGCCGAGAATGTGGCCGGGGAAACCGGGCCGGCCGGCAAGCGCTACAATATGCGCTGGGTCGGCTCGATGGTGGCCGATGTGCACCGGATTTTGATGCGGGGCGGGATATTCATGTATCCGCTCGACAGCGAGAACGCGGCCAAGGGCGGAAGGCTGCGCCTGCTCTATGAGGGCAATCCGATGGCGCTGCTGGTGCAGGCGGCGGGCGGCGCATCGACCACCGGGCAGCAGAGCGTGCTCGATGTGGTGCCCAGCGATATCCACCAGCGGGTGCCGGTCGTGCTGGGCTCGGCGGACGAGGTAAAACGGGTCGAGGCCTGGTACGCGAAGGGCTGA